The following are encoded in a window of Nibricoccus aquaticus genomic DNA:
- a CDS encoding DUF3857 and transglutaminase domain-containing protein has protein sequence MLPKSSPGLVLHRRVRILGLLGALLISGVALAAADVSRQPPAVYAETVAPLLTPVAEITVPRERAKDDANSGITLLDERIHIVGADGRRVVVWHMAYKAFTEAGAKSCAEDVFTYLRGDQKFHLVTAETIQPDGAVLPVRPNALLVQSPQRQADYALYDDQEEVKIIFPNVKEGSITRVIAVIEDTQVRMPGEYAHDFTWNSTWATVRMNYVVDLPAVLAERLRIHRLGSDVPEPVRSEPEAGRVRLRWQKTEIAGVRYEVGRAPARQVGPAIQLSTIAAWEDVGRWFGGLLKGRDQLAPELAKKVDAWTKDSKTREEIIRVLLAQVANNVRYTGLELGQAAYQPHDCNEVWENQYGDCKDKANLLAAFLRHKGIEARVALVNTRHLGLIDRRSPDYGAFTHAITAIADGKDGYEFCDPTIAFCAPGMIGPGSADRDVLVVSEAGGEWVRTPAQHAGSAAYAFDLELDAAGELSGWMSVTADGYYGAGQRESFRKRDAEETKRTLTDWVRGFFPGAEVMDAIKVNPEAETGADVVKAYFIVTARQDQSDGRRTLRFPHGGWMLPSLGTSAQRESTYFLRQDKVSVKMAVKLPEGLAVQVRPEPYRFETPTGRASASWEFSGRMARAELVAEITQPVLTAPEFGRYYQAVQSMEAWLGKAVVLAMEAGVKRAETKTAEAIDLPLMPTGEGQISLVEKRYPYEGNHGLRRAALERVLQYFPNDKNTVFQAQVRMGFLDWAADKNEQALERVRPLLANYRAAVSIHDFAWAEYLEALALRDLKRTAEALAIFKRLAGDTTMTLFRRSISLISAADILEAQGDEAGAVELLAGGLELDPEKRSATYQRLVRLLVAKGEAERLKAVLAGLVEKHPGESTDVLAGVVKNAAGWQGQDAVARQRVLEKVVADVVSSPGEKLQEAIKELGANWRTLEVVTELQAELKRRLAVEPLASWYRPSQDSTLKAWDDFEAAIKKAEGKSDAQLGTKLAVEALMSLPLDADFPAHLQRAMGQAEWWSRQNEGAPPPVLLTLLDLGEKLPGTEHAYYEARFWRASTLARQGDAAGAREVYQKLVAQVDLPETFVSAAHHRLGMNHEAAGEYEAALAVYLKLEVRAKESATAAGALLRAVFIQLHLKKPAEALRVIEVLGTVPEETLKNASGEKQIREFVALAKAGVAEKFWEARKKWWPAWTALVAGVKLPADDVGEVVPVIEDLVALGRELGKAQRAKDTREYFLVLNRAVSASRWLPAYAPEVAGLRSLTAKMLPAKDAALYALVISMLEIPVPVGVTGEAERQVQLAANLVDSRKAERALKVVMAFRATKRPEDESSRAMLRIWGFAALAARDQREACAEALEKQLADPEMPHRRAMSVGLLASLYGALGRGEDQEKLLRRELGNGHVMTDEEGKKELESKLAQLGGSRRFAAQVGEWIKSAGLNWYDFVEPQSLADPRLRDLEEVLKNPHARFGLSEVVKLQLLLAQDGNRGLDAQQTAWGEALYALALDCPTRQEMARLIDTFVAREDVPEDLRAYLLWTGLCDASTEKWTEEFARWEKHPLTARFNERQRQMMPLLARSVAVDMTDAEAIAEVMEETSRGEIGGSERALINELSAALLGMGEIEPVRRLAEKIPGWRFAGSLNTSAERMQLEFARRIRAAEQGAEIHAALIKRTLEKFPQLPERLPAAYAGLRRSLLAKAPWYADKDMHAACLYLVKTQQFDRSDLDFWRVFLKSLHETEGGQEFAFELGQIALETAKDDTERAWAVELLQSAVDMDMADVRERVQAMLAPYRDDLDAPMTKAEIRLQDIHVALRTGQAVDLETCFDGIEHPLKPYIQVRTTLTHLLQTGNDVALKRYLAATDSNLVLNLGLADLAMRAFDRLGMKTEAKLARDVCRREIRRVIGASWMSMSARQVFMIERLAEALNEPEILPAKWVADVRERMSDPRARHQVLMLDVWLRRDWKAVVKEADVLIALNPSRFDLYWSRGFALSELGKKAEAIRDLTTFVTYSKNQLEYPRALELLAKLKK, from the coding sequence ATGCTTCCCAAGTCATCCCCGGGTTTGGTTCTCCATCGTCGTGTGCGCATCCTCGGCCTGCTGGGCGCGCTGCTGATTTCAGGCGTCGCGCTGGCGGCGGCAGATGTGTCGCGGCAGCCGCCGGCGGTTTATGCGGAGACGGTGGCGCCGCTGCTGACGCCGGTCGCGGAGATCACGGTGCCGCGCGAGCGGGCGAAGGATGACGCGAATTCGGGGATCACGCTGCTGGACGAGCGTATTCATATCGTGGGGGCGGATGGGCGGCGCGTGGTTGTGTGGCATATGGCGTACAAGGCGTTCACGGAGGCGGGGGCGAAGTCGTGCGCGGAGGACGTGTTCACTTATCTGCGCGGCGACCAGAAATTCCATCTGGTGACGGCGGAGACGATCCAGCCGGATGGAGCGGTGCTGCCGGTGCGGCCGAATGCGTTGCTGGTGCAGTCGCCGCAGCGGCAGGCGGACTATGCGCTCTATGACGATCAGGAGGAGGTGAAGATTATTTTCCCGAATGTGAAGGAAGGGAGCATCACGCGGGTGATCGCGGTGATCGAGGACACGCAGGTGCGGATGCCGGGTGAGTACGCGCACGATTTCACCTGGAACAGCACGTGGGCGACGGTGCGGATGAACTATGTGGTGGATCTGCCGGCGGTGCTGGCGGAGCGGTTGCGTATTCACAGACTGGGCTCGGATGTGCCTGAGCCGGTGCGGAGCGAGCCCGAAGCCGGGCGGGTGCGGCTGCGCTGGCAGAAGACGGAGATCGCGGGTGTGCGCTACGAAGTGGGGCGGGCTCCGGCGCGGCAGGTGGGGCCGGCGATCCAGTTGAGCACGATCGCGGCGTGGGAGGATGTGGGGCGCTGGTTCGGGGGATTGTTGAAAGGGCGCGATCAGCTGGCTCCGGAGCTGGCGAAGAAGGTAGATGCGTGGACGAAGGATTCGAAGACGCGGGAGGAGATCATTCGCGTGCTGCTGGCGCAGGTGGCGAACAATGTGCGCTACACGGGGCTGGAGCTGGGGCAGGCGGCTTATCAACCGCACGACTGCAACGAGGTGTGGGAAAACCAATACGGCGACTGCAAAGACAAGGCGAACCTGCTGGCGGCGTTTTTGCGGCACAAAGGGATCGAGGCGCGGGTGGCTCTGGTGAACACGCGGCACCTGGGGCTGATCGACCGGCGTTCGCCGGATTATGGAGCGTTCACGCATGCGATCACGGCGATCGCGGATGGGAAGGACGGCTATGAATTTTGCGACCCGACGATCGCGTTTTGCGCGCCGGGGATGATCGGGCCGGGCAGCGCGGATCGCGATGTGCTGGTGGTGAGCGAAGCGGGCGGGGAGTGGGTGCGCACGCCGGCGCAACATGCGGGAAGCGCGGCGTATGCGTTCGACCTGGAGCTGGATGCCGCAGGTGAGCTGTCGGGCTGGATGTCGGTGACGGCGGACGGTTATTACGGGGCGGGGCAGCGGGAGAGTTTTCGCAAGCGCGATGCCGAGGAGACGAAGCGGACGCTGACAGACTGGGTGCGGGGATTTTTTCCCGGGGCGGAGGTGATGGATGCGATCAAGGTGAACCCGGAGGCGGAGACTGGCGCGGATGTGGTGAAGGCGTACTTCATCGTGACGGCGCGGCAGGATCAATCGGACGGGCGGCGCACGCTGAGGTTTCCGCATGGAGGCTGGATGCTGCCCAGTCTGGGGACGTCAGCGCAGCGGGAATCGACGTATTTCCTGCGCCAGGACAAAGTGTCCGTGAAGATGGCGGTAAAGCTGCCGGAGGGATTGGCGGTACAGGTGAGGCCGGAGCCTTATCGGTTCGAGACGCCGACGGGCCGGGCGAGCGCGAGCTGGGAATTTTCCGGAAGGATGGCGCGGGCGGAGCTGGTGGCGGAGATCACGCAGCCGGTGCTGACGGCGCCGGAGTTCGGGCGTTATTACCAGGCGGTGCAGTCGATGGAGGCGTGGCTGGGCAAGGCGGTGGTGCTGGCGATGGAGGCGGGCGTGAAGCGCGCGGAGACGAAGACGGCGGAGGCGATCGATCTGCCGCTGATGCCGACGGGCGAGGGGCAGATCTCGCTCGTGGAGAAACGCTATCCGTACGAAGGCAATCACGGGCTGAGGCGGGCGGCGCTGGAGCGCGTGCTCCAGTATTTCCCCAACGACAAGAACACGGTGTTTCAGGCGCAGGTTAGGATGGGGTTTTTGGATTGGGCGGCGGATAAGAATGAGCAGGCGCTGGAGCGAGTGCGGCCGTTGCTGGCGAACTATCGCGCAGCGGTGAGCATCCACGATTTCGCGTGGGCGGAGTATCTTGAAGCGCTGGCGTTGCGTGATCTGAAGCGGACTGCGGAGGCGCTGGCGATTTTCAAGCGGCTGGCGGGCGACACGACGATGACGCTGTTCCGGAGGTCTATTTCGTTGATCTCGGCGGCCGATATTTTGGAAGCGCAGGGAGATGAGGCGGGGGCGGTGGAGTTGCTGGCGGGCGGGCTGGAGCTCGATCCGGAGAAGCGGAGCGCGACTTATCAGCGGCTGGTGCGGCTGTTGGTCGCGAAGGGTGAGGCGGAGCGGTTGAAAGCGGTGCTGGCCGGGTTGGTGGAAAAGCATCCGGGCGAGAGCACGGATGTGCTGGCGGGCGTGGTGAAAAACGCGGCGGGCTGGCAGGGCCAGGACGCGGTCGCGCGTCAGCGCGTGCTGGAGAAAGTGGTGGCTGACGTGGTTTCGTCGCCGGGCGAAAAGCTGCAGGAGGCGATCAAGGAACTGGGCGCGAACTGGCGGACGCTTGAAGTCGTGACGGAGCTCCAGGCGGAGCTGAAGCGGCGGCTGGCGGTTGAGCCGCTGGCGAGCTGGTATCGGCCATCCCAGGACAGCACGTTGAAGGCGTGGGACGATTTCGAGGCTGCGATCAAGAAGGCGGAGGGGAAGAGCGATGCTCAGCTGGGGACGAAGCTGGCGGTGGAGGCGTTGATGAGCCTGCCGTTGGATGCGGACTTTCCGGCGCATTTGCAGCGGGCGATGGGGCAGGCGGAGTGGTGGTCGCGGCAGAACGAGGGCGCGCCGCCGCCGGTCTTGCTGACGTTACTCGATCTCGGAGAGAAGCTGCCCGGGACGGAGCATGCGTATTATGAGGCGCGATTCTGGCGGGCGAGCACGCTGGCGCGACAGGGCGATGCGGCGGGAGCGCGCGAGGTTTATCAGAAGCTGGTGGCGCAGGTGGATCTGCCGGAGACGTTCGTGAGCGCGGCGCATCACCGGCTGGGGATGAATCACGAAGCGGCGGGCGAGTATGAAGCGGCGCTGGCGGTTTATCTGAAGCTCGAGGTGCGGGCGAAGGAGTCGGCGACGGCGGCCGGGGCGTTGTTGAGGGCGGTGTTCATCCAGCTGCATTTGAAGAAGCCGGCGGAGGCGCTGCGGGTGATCGAGGTGCTTGGGACGGTGCCGGAGGAGACGTTGAAGAATGCGAGCGGGGAGAAACAAATCCGGGAGTTTGTCGCGCTGGCGAAGGCGGGCGTGGCGGAAAAATTCTGGGAGGCGCGCAAGAAGTGGTGGCCGGCGTGGACGGCACTGGTCGCGGGAGTGAAGCTCCCGGCCGACGATGTGGGCGAGGTGGTGCCGGTGATCGAGGATCTCGTGGCGCTCGGTCGTGAACTCGGGAAGGCGCAGCGGGCGAAGGATACGCGCGAGTATTTCCTCGTGCTGAACCGCGCGGTCAGCGCGTCGCGGTGGTTGCCCGCGTATGCGCCGGAGGTGGCGGGACTGCGTTCGTTGACGGCGAAAATGTTACCGGCAAAAGACGCGGCGCTCTATGCGTTGGTGATCTCGATGCTGGAGATACCGGTGCCAGTCGGAGTGACTGGCGAGGCGGAGCGGCAGGTGCAGCTCGCGGCGAATCTGGTGGACAGCCGGAAGGCGGAGCGGGCGTTGAAGGTGGTGATGGCGTTTCGTGCGACGAAGCGGCCGGAGGATGAAAGCAGCCGGGCAATGTTGCGTATCTGGGGCTTCGCGGCGCTGGCGGCGCGCGATCAGCGCGAAGCGTGCGCGGAGGCTTTGGAGAAGCAGCTGGCCGATCCGGAGATGCCGCATCGAAGAGCGATGTCGGTGGGTTTGCTTGCGTCGCTTTACGGGGCGCTGGGTCGTGGTGAAGACCAGGAAAAGCTGCTGCGACGTGAACTCGGCAACGGGCATGTGATGACGGACGAAGAGGGGAAGAAGGAGCTGGAGTCGAAGCTCGCGCAGCTCGGGGGAAGCCGGCGTTTCGCGGCTCAGGTGGGCGAGTGGATCAAGAGCGCGGGGTTGAACTGGTATGATTTTGTGGAGCCGCAGAGCCTGGCCGATCCGCGGCTGCGCGATCTGGAGGAAGTGTTGAAGAATCCTCATGCGCGTTTCGGGCTGTCGGAAGTCGTCAAGCTGCAGCTGCTCCTGGCGCAGGATGGGAATCGCGGGCTGGACGCGCAGCAGACGGCGTGGGGTGAGGCGTTGTACGCGCTGGCTCTGGATTGTCCGACGCGGCAGGAGATGGCGCGGTTGATCGACACGTTTGTGGCGCGTGAGGACGTGCCGGAGGATTTGCGCGCTTATCTGTTGTGGACGGGCCTGTGCGATGCCTCGACGGAGAAGTGGACGGAGGAATTCGCGCGGTGGGAGAAGCACCCGCTGACAGCGCGGTTCAACGAACGGCAGAGGCAGATGATGCCGTTGCTGGCGCGCTCGGTGGCGGTGGACATGACGGATGCGGAGGCGATCGCGGAAGTGATGGAGGAAACGAGCCGGGGGGAAATCGGCGGGTCGGAGCGGGCGTTGATCAACGAGCTTTCGGCGGCGCTGCTGGGGATGGGCGAGATCGAGCCGGTGAGGCGGCTGGCGGAGAAGATCCCGGGCTGGCGTTTCGCGGGCAGCTTGAACACATCGGCCGAGCGGATGCAGCTGGAGTTCGCGCGGCGTATCCGGGCGGCGGAGCAAGGGGCGGAGATCCACGCGGCGTTGATCAAGCGGACGCTCGAAAAGTTTCCGCAGCTGCCGGAGCGGTTGCCGGCTGCGTATGCGGGATTGCGGCGGTCGCTGCTGGCGAAGGCTCCGTGGTACGCGGACAAAGACATGCATGCGGCGTGTCTTTATCTGGTGAAGACGCAGCAGTTTGACCGGAGCGATCTGGATTTCTGGAGGGTGTTTTTGAAGAGCCTGCATGAAACGGAGGGCGGGCAGGAGTTCGCCTTTGAGCTCGGGCAGATCGCGCTCGAGACGGCGAAGGATGACACGGAGCGGGCGTGGGCGGTGGAGCTGCTGCAGAGCGCGGTGGACATGGACATGGCCGATGTGCGGGAGCGCGTGCAGGCGATGCTGGCGCCGTACCGGGATGACCTCGATGCTCCGATGACGAAGGCGGAGATCCGGTTGCAGGACATCCATGTGGCTTTGCGGACCGGGCAGGCGGTGGATCTGGAGACGTGTTTCGACGGGATCGAGCATCCGCTAAAGCCCTACATCCAAGTGCGGACGACGCTGACGCATCTGTTGCAGACGGGGAACGATGTGGCGTTGAAGCGTTATCTGGCGGCGACGGATTCGAACCTGGTGCTTAACCTGGGGCTGGCGGATCTGGCCATGCGGGCGTTTGACCGGCTGGGCATGAAGACCGAGGCGAAGCTGGCGCGCGACGTGTGCCGGCGGGAAATCAGGCGCGTGATCGGCGCTTCCTGGATGTCGATGTCGGCGCGGCAGGTTTTCATGATCGAGCGGCTGGCGGAGGCGTTGAACGAGCCGGAGATTTTGCCGGCGAAGTGGGTCGCGGATGTGCGCGAGCGCATGAGCGATCCGCGGGCGCGGCATCAGGTGTTGATGCTGGACGTGTGGCTGCGCCGTGACTGGAAGGCGGTGGTGAAGGAGGCGGATGTGTTGATCGCACTCAATCCGAGCCGCTTCGATCTCTACTGGTCGCGCGGGTTCGCGCTTTCGGAGCTGGGGAAGAAAGCGGAGGCGATCCGCGACCTCACAACGTTCGTCACGTACAGCAAGAATCAGCTGGAGTATCCGAGGGCGCTCGAGCTGCTCGCGAAACTCAAGAAGTGA
- a CDS encoding LysM peptidoglycan-binding domain-containing protein: MKNTRTLRTFARSLLGAALTSASAFAISPDDLSALLAKAQTGDGIAQHNLGLVYANSQEAISDLVEAYAWLNLAADNGATGRSLMIVTRQMTPEQVSDGKRRFEQIRDAIAAKRAVPAPVLAAKTSPVSPISDSPVSASPIRATGPSPAEIEAREAELKKISAELAAAWKENDQLKSAVTKAGKDAADAAAALKKEKDQLSASLEGSMREIAGMKAAAANFEGERNGLLQKIADAQKASDGELRLKIVALETDLARAGAVAKELDAAKQSLAAIGEQQQKLTVENQRLAGLVKESENAAAGKAADADKSLAALRADLAAAQAQQAEAAKTIAAGEKTAAELAAAQTRIRTLESDATKFAGEKKDLTAKLAAAAASAVPATEMARMNSQLADLKDRLSSSQQALAVANADVASLKQELQGAKSGVVPIQQHRELQAKLEGAAAEQQKRAQDELKKVQTEAAAEKARLTAELAAVTAASTEEVGSLKAGAANFEGERNGLLKKIADAEQALVAAAAESAGLKEQIATLKRETVPGQQFRALEVQLAEAVKARAEQEKAREELQKSVAALEAEKAGFAEKLSALSDASNREAASLKAGAANFEGERNGLLKKIADAGEALARVTAEAAATKETLALAQANARDAANTAADLARVSQELDAAKKTAGISQKALADARSETAELKKQLADSKAKVVPAKQYQELQGKFDALTKAHDEQQAAQTELQKKVAALVAERSELSGKLTALTDASRGEAAGLKAAAANFEGERNGLLQKITEAEQALVRATAESDGLRGQLAVAARAGEGPAQQIEELRAQLTAAGRAQEAQQRQQTALKETTAALEAESARLTRELAAAQAASGDVTRVTAAMEALQAKLAAAEQAATAARADREAMGLRVAVLEQQAAAPKGEDPAALRKELDAAAERNAALVGLSRIKQEELDQLQKSLTSTDSERAALAGRIAAAEKLAAEANAASQAGREASAQLAGMREQLRNAQNQVGQLAAENIQLKNRPASEAGGAGAPSLVLSSPRRPAATSSPTSTPVRASQVAEARIHTVAEGETLTRIARRYYGNSERWADIYDANRASLPNPAALTIGMKLRIP, translated from the coding sequence ATGAAAAACACCCGCACCCTCCGTACCTTTGCCCGCAGTCTGCTCGGCGCCGCGCTCACGAGCGCATCCGCCTTTGCCATCTCGCCTGACGATCTCTCCGCGTTGCTGGCCAAGGCTCAGACCGGTGACGGTATTGCGCAGCATAATCTCGGTCTGGTCTATGCGAACTCGCAGGAGGCGATCTCCGATCTGGTCGAGGCTTACGCGTGGTTGAATCTCGCGGCGGATAATGGCGCGACGGGACGCTCGTTGATGATCGTCACGCGGCAGATGACGCCGGAGCAGGTCTCGGATGGGAAGCGGCGGTTCGAGCAGATCCGTGATGCGATCGCCGCGAAGCGGGCGGTGCCTGCGCCGGTGCTGGCTGCGAAGACGAGCCCGGTTTCGCCGATTTCCGACAGCCCGGTATCCGCTTCTCCGATCCGTGCGACCGGCCCCTCGCCCGCCGAGATCGAGGCCCGCGAGGCTGAGCTGAAAAAAATCAGCGCCGAGCTGGCCGCTGCCTGGAAGGAAAACGACCAGCTCAAGTCGGCCGTCACGAAGGCGGGCAAGGACGCGGCGGATGCCGCCGCTGCGCTCAAGAAGGAGAAGGATCAGTTATCCGCCTCGCTTGAAGGCTCGATGCGGGAGATCGCGGGCATGAAGGCCGCGGCCGCGAATTTTGAAGGCGAGCGCAACGGTCTGCTTCAGAAAATCGCTGATGCGCAGAAGGCATCGGATGGCGAGCTGCGCCTGAAGATTGTGGCGTTGGAGACCGACCTGGCCAGGGCTGGCGCCGTGGCGAAAGAGCTGGATGCGGCGAAGCAATCGCTGGCCGCGATTGGCGAGCAGCAACAGAAACTCACGGTTGAGAATCAACGGCTGGCGGGTCTGGTGAAGGAGTCCGAGAACGCCGCCGCCGGGAAGGCGGCAGATGCGGATAAAAGTCTGGCCGCGCTCCGAGCCGATCTGGCCGCCGCGCAGGCGCAGCAGGCCGAGGCGGCGAAGACGATCGCCGCCGGAGAAAAGACGGCGGCCGAGCTTGCGGCCGCCCAGACGCGTATCCGGACGCTGGAGTCGGACGCGACCAAGTTTGCCGGGGAGAAGAAGGATCTGACTGCGAAGCTCGCGGCGGCGGCGGCGAGCGCGGTGCCGGCCACGGAGATGGCGCGCATGAACAGCCAGCTGGCGGATTTGAAGGACCGATTGTCCTCGTCGCAGCAGGCGCTGGCGGTCGCGAATGCGGACGTCGCGAGTCTGAAGCAGGAGTTGCAGGGCGCGAAGAGCGGGGTGGTGCCGATCCAGCAGCACCGGGAACTCCAGGCGAAACTCGAAGGCGCGGCGGCCGAGCAGCAGAAGCGCGCGCAGGACGAGTTGAAAAAAGTGCAGACCGAAGCAGCGGCCGAGAAGGCGCGGTTGACTGCGGAGCTGGCGGCGGTGACGGCGGCGTCAACGGAGGAAGTCGGTTCGCTGAAGGCGGGCGCGGCGAATTTTGAAGGCGAGCGCAACGGATTGTTGAAGAAGATCGCGGATGCGGAGCAGGCGCTGGTCGCGGCTGCGGCCGAGAGCGCGGGGCTCAAGGAGCAGATCGCGACGTTGAAGCGCGAGACGGTGCCGGGGCAGCAATTCCGGGCGCTGGAGGTGCAGCTTGCGGAGGCGGTCAAAGCGCGGGCCGAGCAGGAAAAGGCGCGTGAAGAATTGCAGAAGTCGGTGGCCGCGCTCGAAGCCGAGAAGGCGGGATTCGCGGAGAAGTTGAGCGCGTTGAGCGATGCTTCGAATCGTGAAGCGGCCTCGCTGAAGGCGGGTGCGGCGAATTTCGAAGGAGAGCGTAATGGACTCTTGAAGAAGATCGCCGATGCGGGTGAAGCGCTCGCGCGGGTGACGGCTGAGGCTGCGGCGACGAAAGAGACGCTGGCGCTCGCGCAGGCAAACGCGCGAGACGCGGCGAATACGGCGGCGGATCTGGCGCGCGTCAGCCAGGAGCTGGACGCGGCGAAGAAGACGGCGGGCATTTCGCAGAAGGCGCTCGCGGATGCGCGGAGCGAGACGGCGGAGTTGAAGAAGCAACTGGCGGACTCGAAGGCGAAGGTTGTCCCGGCGAAGCAGTATCAGGAGCTGCAGGGGAAGTTCGACGCGCTGACCAAGGCGCATGACGAGCAGCAGGCGGCGCAGACGGAGTTGCAGAAAAAGGTCGCGGCGCTGGTGGCTGAACGCAGTGAACTCTCGGGGAAACTCACGGCGCTGACCGATGCTTCGCGCGGCGAAGCTGCTGGGTTGAAGGCGGCGGCGGCGAATTTCGAGGGCGAACGCAACGGGCTGTTGCAGAAGATCACGGAAGCCGAGCAGGCGCTGGTGCGCGCGACGGCGGAGAGTGACGGGTTGCGCGGGCAGCTGGCGGTGGCGGCGAGAGCCGGCGAAGGACCGGCGCAGCAGATCGAAGAGCTCCGGGCGCAACTCACGGCTGCGGGGCGCGCTCAGGAAGCGCAGCAGCGGCAGCAAACGGCGTTGAAAGAAACGACTGCGGCGCTCGAAGCGGAAAGCGCGCGGCTGACGCGCGAACTCGCGGCGGCGCAGGCGGCTTCGGGCGATGTGACGCGGGTGACGGCCGCGATGGAGGCGTTGCAGGCGAAGCTCGCTGCGGCGGAGCAAGCGGCGACGGCGGCGCGCGCGGATCGTGAAGCGATGGGGCTACGCGTGGCGGTGCTGGAGCAGCAGGCGGCGGCGCCGAAGGGCGAAGATCCGGCGGCGTTGCGCAAGGAGCTCGATGCGGCTGCGGAGCGGAACGCGGCGTTGGTCGGTCTTTCGCGGATCAAGCAGGAGGAGCTCGATCAGTTGCAGAAATCGCTCACGAGCACGGACAGCGAGCGCGCGGCGCTGGCCGGGCGCATCGCTGCGGCGGAGAAACTGGCGGCCGAAGCCAACGCCGCATCGCAAGCGGGCCGCGAGGCGTCGGCACAACTCGCGGGGATGCGTGAGCAGCTGCGCAACGCGCAAAATCAAGTGGGTCAGCTCGCGGCGGAGAACATCCAGCTCAAGAACCGGCCTGCTTCCGAGGCGGGTGGAGCGGGTGCGCCGTCGCTGGTGTTGAGTTCGCCGCGGCGCCCGGCGGCCACGTCTTCGCCGACATCGACGCCGGTGCGGGCTTCGCAAGTGGCGGAGGCGCGTATTCACACGGTGGCTGAAGGCGAGACGCTGACGCGCATCGCGCGGCGTTACTACGGCAACAGTGAGCGCTGGGCCGACATCTACGATGCGAACCGCGCGAGCCTGCCGAATCCAGCGGCGCTGACGATCGGCATGAAGCTGCGCATCCCTTGA
- the glpK gene encoding glycerol kinase GlpK, translating to MSYLLALDQGTTSSRAVIFDRRGRARAQAQQEFTQYFPKPGWVEHEPEDIWETTRRTAIAAVADANLTGAQIAAIGLTNQRETTLLWDRATGKPLARAIVWQDRRTAGMCARLKKAGHEVLFRRKTGLLLDPYFSGTKLAWLLDHVPGARRRAGRGALAFGTVDAWLLWKLTDGRIHATDATNASRTLLYNLCTGGWDEELLEILRIPRTVLPEIRSCSEVYGEVSSIPALRGVRIAGVAGDQHAALFGQGCFRPGMAKNTYGTGCFMLLNTGAKPVASKHQLLTTLAWKIGERTEYALEGSVFIGGAVVQWLRDGLGVIARSGDVEELAARVPDNGGVYLVPAFTGLGAPHWDAEARGVIVGITRGTTAAHVARAALESISYQVADLIAAMEADAGLKLRELRVDGGATVNAGLLQFQSDLLRRAVVRPRVAETTALGAAFFAGLAVGYWKSRDEIAALWRADRTFRPKAAAAAVARGQRDWRRAVDRAKGWAAG from the coding sequence ATGAGTTACCTCCTCGCGCTCGACCAAGGGACCACTTCCAGCCGTGCGGTGATTTTTGACCGTCGCGGGCGGGCGAGGGCGCAAGCGCAGCAGGAGTTCACACAGTATTTTCCCAAGCCGGGCTGGGTGGAGCATGAGCCGGAGGACATCTGGGAGACGACGCGGCGGACGGCGATCGCGGCGGTGGCGGATGCGAATCTGACGGGCGCGCAAATCGCGGCGATCGGGCTGACGAACCAGCGTGAGACGACGTTGCTGTGGGACCGGGCGACGGGGAAACCACTGGCGCGGGCGATCGTGTGGCAGGATCGGCGGACGGCGGGGATGTGCGCGCGGTTGAAGAAGGCGGGGCACGAGGTGCTATTTCGGCGCAAGACGGGGCTGTTGCTCGATCCGTATTTCTCGGGGACGAAGCTGGCGTGGCTGCTCGATCATGTGCCAGGCGCGAGGAGGCGGGCGGGGCGAGGGGCGCTGGCATTTGGGACGGTGGATGCGTGGCTGTTGTGGAAGCTGACCGACGGGCGTATCCACGCGACCGATGCCACGAATGCTTCGCGGACGTTGCTCTACAATCTGTGCACGGGTGGGTGGGACGAGGAGCTGCTGGAGATATTGCGCATCCCGCGCACAGTGTTGCCGGAGATCCGTTCGTGCAGCGAAGTTTATGGGGAAGTGTCGTCGATTCCGGCTCTGCGTGGTGTGCGGATCGCGGGGGTGGCGGGGGATCAACACGCGGCGTTGTTTGGGCAAGGGTGTTTCCGGCCGGGGATGGCGAAGAACACGTACGGCACGGGGTGTTTCATGTTGTTGAACACGGGGGCGAAGCCGGTGGCGTCGAAGCACCAGCTGCTGACGACGCTCGCGTGGAAGATCGGCGAGCGCACGGAGTACGCGCTGGAGGGGAGCGTCTTTATAGGCGGTGCGGTGGTGCAGTGGCTGCGCGATGGGCTGGGGGTGATCGCGCGTTCGGGCGATGTCGAAGAACTGGCGGCGCGCGTGCCGGACAATGGCGGGGTTTATCTCGTGCCGGCGTTCACCGGGCTGGGGGCGCCGCATTGGGATGCGGAGGCGCGAGGGGTGATCGTGGGGATCACGCGCGGGACGACGGCGGCGCATGTGGCGCGCGCGGCGCTGGAGAGTATTTCGTATCAAGTGGCCGATCTGATCGCGGCGATGGAGGCGGATGCGGGGTTGAAGCTGCGCGAGTTGCGCGTGGATGGTGGCGCGACGGTGAATGCAGGGCTGCTCCAGTTTCAGAGTGACTTGCTGAGGCGGGCGGTGGTGCGGCCGCGGGTGGCGGAGACGACGGCGCTCGGGGCGGCGTTTTTTGCGGGGCTGGCGGTGGGGTATTGGAAAAGCCGAGACGAGATTGCGGCGCTGTGGCGGGCGGACCGGACGTTCAGACCGAAGGCTGCCGCCGCAGCGGTCGCGCGTGGTCAGCGGGACTGGCGGCGTGCGGTCGATCGGGCGAAAGGCTGGGCCGCGGGCTGA